In a single window of the Paenibacillus sp. MMS20-IR301 genome:
- a CDS encoding sugar ABC transporter permease — translation MKKTNSTFSIRTKSVLTGWSFVLLAVILIFVFYFYPMLQALILSFQTGTGSNLTFTGIDNYTRLLSDKTFIVSVKNTFIYLLIQVPLMIILALFISVLLNDSKLKFKGLFRTAIFLPCVTSLVAYSVVFKYLFAGNGLVNTMLLKLQLISAPIEWITDPFWAKITIIIAITWRWTGYNMIFYLSALQNIDHSIYEAAKIDGASASRQFFGITVPLLKPIILFTSITSTIGTLQLFDEVMNITKGGPGNATQTISQYIYNLSFKYSADFGYAATVSYSIVIMIALLSVIQFKVAGDKNG, via the coding sequence GTGAAAAAAACAAATTCAACCTTTAGTATCCGCACCAAAAGCGTGCTGACCGGATGGTCCTTCGTCCTGCTTGCGGTGATTCTGATCTTCGTCTTCTATTTCTATCCGATGCTTCAAGCGCTCATCCTGTCCTTCCAGACCGGAACGGGCAGCAATCTTACCTTTACCGGAATCGATAATTATACACGGCTGCTCTCTGACAAGACTTTCATTGTCTCTGTTAAGAATACCTTCATCTATCTGCTGATCCAGGTGCCGCTGATGATTATTCTGGCCCTGTTTATCTCCGTGCTGCTGAATGACAGCAAGCTGAAGTTCAAAGGTTTGTTCCGGACGGCCATTTTCCTGCCCTGCGTAACCTCGCTGGTTGCCTATTCTGTAGTATTCAAGTATTTGTTCGCCGGCAACGGCCTGGTGAATACGATGCTGCTGAAGCTGCAGCTGATCAGTGCCCCGATAGAATGGATTACCGATCCGTTCTGGGCCAAAATCACCATCATTATCGCGATCACCTGGCGCTGGACGGGCTACAATATGATCTTTTACCTGTCCGCCCTGCAAAATATTGATCATTCCATTTATGAGGCTGCCAAAATTGACGGGGCTTCCGCAAGCCGGCAGTTCTTCGGCATTACCGTGCCCTTACTGAAGCCGATCATCCTGTTTACCTCGATTACTTCAACCATCGGTACCCTGCAGCTGTTCGACGAGGTCATGAACATTACGAAGGGCGGCCCGGGGAATGCGACCCAGACGATCTCCCAGTATATTTACAATCTGTCGTTCAAATATTCCGCAGACTTCGGCTATGCGGCTACCGTATCGTATTCCATCGTGATTATGATTGCGCTGCTGTCGGTGATCCAGTTCAAAGTGGCAGGTGATAAAAATGGCTAA
- a CDS encoding CotH kinase family protein, whose translation MKNMLNKLMLASLSLAVAVSVTGITLGPSAAYAAETGTAQAYESLFTPDKIINVKVTIAAEDWTSILASPLDKEYKSVTVDVDGNVLTNVGFSTKGNLTLKSVAAMTDSDRYSFRLKFDKYDKTQTLLGLDKMVLNNSYSDPSFLREYLHYEALRAIGEDAPLTVFTNLYINGELYGFYIGVEAVDDSYLERNYGDDAGSGVLYDTEEQSYLKAEEGSDYDTLTYDTGTKDDKASLKNFINVLNAMPDGEKGNIESVLDVDSALRYIAANAVLGNYDSYNGDKGHNYLLYGDAAGKYSVIPWDMNMSFNGYTGGGGRGTATAGATGTAAAAGTTAASVTNAVTASIDTPTLGIDVDQVPLIGNLLEVPEYKARYNNYVSELVTYLSGIQSRITGLAALIRPYVQADPTKFYTMEQFENNVAYTADAAGTGGGSMTPPAGTEGLTMPSGTPPARPDGTSATAARPEGGPAGGGGQQGMGGTMAAGSLMTFALNRLANLQEQLGLAVTPLPEVVKTAAGSTAASAGSAADAGTAGSKGISVMLNGTAVNFQDQQPVNKDGRVLVPVSAIFSALGAEVTWDQTTRKITAVKGSTTITMTIGSKTAYINGQALTLDVPAQIIGNRTLVPVRFISEGLDLDVLWNAVTQTVTAAAKVSTE comes from the coding sequence ATGAAAAACATGTTGAACAAGCTGATGCTGGCGTCATTATCTTTGGCGGTAGCGGTATCCGTAACGGGGATTACACTTGGCCCGTCCGCAGCTTATGCAGCGGAGACGGGAACCGCGCAGGCCTATGAGTCCTTATTCACTCCGGACAAGATTATTAACGTTAAGGTAACGATTGCCGCTGAGGATTGGACAAGCATTCTTGCCAGTCCGCTGGATAAGGAGTATAAGAGTGTAACTGTAGATGTGGACGGGAACGTGCTGACGAATGTAGGTTTCTCAACCAAAGGAAATCTTACGCTGAAATCGGTGGCTGCTATGACGGATTCGGACCGGTACAGCTTCCGGCTGAAGTTCGATAAATATGACAAGACGCAGACTCTGCTGGGACTGGATAAAATGGTGCTGAACAACAGCTATTCCGATCCGTCGTTCCTGCGTGAGTATCTGCATTATGAAGCTTTGCGCGCGATCGGTGAAGATGCCCCGCTGACTGTATTCACCAATCTGTATATTAATGGTGAACTGTACGGCTTCTATATTGGCGTTGAAGCTGTGGACGACAGCTACCTGGAGCGTAATTACGGTGATGATGCCGGTTCTGGTGTGCTATATGATACGGAAGAGCAAAGTTACCTGAAGGCGGAGGAAGGCAGTGATTATGACACACTGACTTACGATACCGGTACGAAGGATGACAAAGCCTCTCTGAAGAATTTCATCAACGTACTGAATGCTATGCCTGACGGAGAGAAGGGCAATATTGAAAGCGTGCTGGATGTAGATTCCGCCCTGAGATATATCGCAGCTAATGCTGTTCTGGGCAACTATGACAGCTATAACGGCGATAAAGGGCATAACTACCTCCTGTACGGTGATGCGGCAGGCAAATATTCAGTGATTCCATGGGATATGAACATGTCCTTTAACGGCTATACCGGTGGAGGAGGCAGAGGAACTGCAACTGCCGGAGCCACCGGAACAGCTGCCGCTGCGGGAACAACAGCGGCTTCAGTCACTAACGCTGTTACGGCATCCATCGACACTCCGACGCTTGGGATTGATGTGGATCAGGTTCCGCTGATCGGCAATCTGCTGGAGGTGCCGGAATACAAAGCCAGATACAACAATTATGTATCTGAGCTGGTCACTTATCTGAGCGGCATCCAGAGCCGGATTACCGGACTTGCCGCCCTGATCCGGCCGTATGTACAGGCTGATCCGACCAAGTTCTACACGATGGAGCAATTCGAGAACAATGTGGCGTACACTGCTGATGCAGCCGGTACAGGCGGCGGAAGCATGACACCTCCGGCGGGGACAGAAGGGCTGACCATGCCAAGCGGAACACCTCCGGCACGTCCGGATGGCACATCGGCAACGGCAGCCCGTCCGGAAGGGGGGCCTGCCGGCGGAGGAGGCCAGCAGGGAATGGGAGGAACCATGGCTGCGGGCTCACTGATGACGTTCGCGCTGAACCGGCTGGCTAATCTGCAGGAGCAGCTGGGACTTGCCGTTACCCCGCTGCCGGAAGTTGTGAAGACTGCCGCTGGCAGCACTGCTGCATCTGCCGGATCGGCGGCAGATGCAGGAACAGCAGGCAGCAAGGGCATTTCTGTAATGCTGAACGGAACGGCGGTCAATTTCCAGGATCAGCAACCGGTCAACAAAGACGGGAGAGTACTGGTTCCGGTCAGTGCCATCTTCAGTGCACTGGGTGCAGAAGTGACTTGGGATCAGACAACCAGGAAAATCACTGCGGTTAAAGGGAGTACTACAATTACCATGACGATTGGCAGCAAAACAGCCTATATCAATGGACAAGCGCTCACCCTGGATGTTCCCGCACAGATCATCGGCAACCGCACACTGGTGCCGGTAAGGTTCATCTCCGAGGGACTGGATCTGGATGTACTATGGAATGCGGTGACGCAGACTGTGACCGCTGCTGCCAAGGTTAGCACGGAGTAA
- a CDS encoding sensor histidine kinase: MRSYWERYKFHSLFIKIFIVMLISIVAVAVASSWTTVRMSEKLFMETFSITNSKVINQIKSNFETFHYSIVTATNNTQLSGTIKSFLTEEDSNSLRVLRTYYNMTVQMKKIQSTLDSYQVGIKIMGKNGRSYSTNTNNLLISDEELQKYDLTRSTLAEPKRLMYQYYEKQDGSSRQQGVIVASKALMERTTEDIYGTLYFSILEQDFRTFYASFVSNGNDVAILNKDGLIVSSNRSELMGQRADDLLQMAKEIDDRGLDYKNMEFQGTDSILIADYLPSYDFYIVNLIDKKTALGHMFNGKMVVLICSAIVIVALIVVFLISRRLTRSLTLLTRQMSKITQRGFHNYITVTGSFEFQELGHAYNYMLDELNDYVEQLVKTQKEQRHAELAALQHQINPHFLYNTLASVKFLVQQGSQEKAVHTIHALISMLQNALSNVSESITVTQELENLKSYVFINHVRYGERIRVNFFISPDCMDFHLPKLIIQPFIENAFFHAFTQKSEGYIHVLISQDAGGLLCEVVDNGDGMDTGEPGGALSGPAGRRQLFTGIGIKNVHDRLVLMYGEEYGITIKSVMGEGTAVQIRLPLITGQN, from the coding sequence ATGCGCAGTTATTGGGAACGTTACAAATTCCACAGCCTGTTCATCAAAATATTCATCGTAATGCTGATCAGCATAGTTGCCGTAGCCGTAGCTTCTTCCTGGACGACCGTCCGCATGTCGGAGAAGCTGTTCATGGAGACGTTCAGTATTACGAATTCCAAGGTTATTAACCAGATCAAATCCAATTTCGAGACCTTCCATTATTCTATTGTTACGGCTACAAATAACACACAGCTGAGCGGAACGATTAAGAGCTTCCTGACCGAGGAGGACTCCAATTCCCTGCGGGTGCTGCGGACCTATTACAACATGACGGTGCAGATGAAGAAGATCCAGTCTACACTGGACTCTTATCAGGTCGGAATTAAGATCATGGGGAAGAACGGCCGCAGCTATTCCACTAATACGAACAATCTGCTGATCAGCGACGAGGAACTGCAGAAGTATGACCTGACCAGGAGTACGCTGGCTGAGCCGAAGCGGCTGATGTACCAGTACTATGAGAAGCAGGACGGGAGCTCCCGCCAGCAGGGGGTAATTGTAGCCAGCAAGGCGCTGATGGAACGGACAACGGAGGATATTTACGGGACCTTGTACTTCTCCATTCTGGAGCAGGATTTCCGCACCTTCTATGCAAGCTTTGTCAGCAACGGGAATGATGTGGCTATTCTGAACAAGGACGGGCTTATTGTCTCGAGCAACCGCAGCGAGCTGATGGGACAGCGGGCGGACGATCTGCTGCAGATGGCGAAGGAGATTGATGACCGGGGGCTGGATTACAAGAATATGGAGTTTCAGGGCACGGATTCGATTCTGATCGCGGACTACCTGCCTTCTTACGACTTCTACATTGTTAATCTGATTGATAAAAAAACTGCGCTCGGCCATATGTTCAACGGTAAAATGGTGGTGCTGATCTGCTCGGCGATCGTCATTGTTGCGCTGATCGTAGTCTTCCTGATCTCAAGACGCCTGACCCGCTCGCTGACGCTCTTGACCCGGCAGATGTCCAAGATAACGCAGCGGGGTTTCCATAACTACATTACCGTTACCGGCAGCTTTGAATTTCAGGAGCTGGGGCATGCCTATAACTATATGCTGGATGAGCTGAATGATTATGTGGAGCAGCTGGTGAAGACGCAGAAGGAGCAGCGGCATGCCGAGCTGGCAGCTCTTCAGCATCAGATCAATCCGCATTTTCTCTATAACACGCTGGCTTCAGTCAAATTTCTCGTCCAGCAGGGCAGTCAGGAGAAGGCGGTGCATACCATTCATGCCCTGATCTCCATGCTGCAAAATGCGCTCAGCAACGTCAGTGAGAGCATTACCGTGACGCAGGAGCTGGAGAATCTGAAATCCTATGTGTTCATCAACCATGTACGCTACGGAGAACGGATCCGGGTCAATTTCTTTATCTCGCCGGACTGCATGGACTTCCATTTGCCGAAGCTGATTATTCAGCCGTTTATTGAGAATGCTTTTTTCCATGCGTTTACGCAGAAAAGCGAAGGTTATATCCATGTGCTCATCTCCCAGGATGCCGGCGGACTGCTCTGTGAGGTTGTGGATAACGGGGACGGGATGGATACCGGAGAACCGGGTGGAGCATTGTCCGGACCGGCCGGCAGACGCCAGCTGTTCACCGGAATCGGCATTAAAAATGTGCATGACCGGCTGGTGCTGATGTACGGTGAGGAGTACGGGATTACCATCAAAAGTGTGATGGGTGAAGGGACGGCGGTTCAAATCCGGCTGCCGCTGATCACAGGACAAAATTAA
- a CDS encoding extracellular solute-binding protein, translated as MKKGFALLLICLLMLTACSSNSNSGTKNTGSSGNTGKAENTATAEPAQAKEITIWAWDPAFNIAALEVAKTEYAKTNPDVKVNIVEYAQADIIQKLNTGLNSGTTKGLPNIVLIEDYRSQSFLQSYKDSFYDLSSVIKGSDFADYKAGPTSLDGKQYGIPFDSGVTGLYVRTDLLEQAGYKLADLQDIDWQKYIEIGKAVKEKTGKALITLDPNDLGLIRVMIQSAGEWYLKEDGKTPNIAGNAPLKEAFEIYKGIMESNVANVHADWSQFVAALNNGDVASVPTGNWITPSITAEASQSGKWAVAPLPKLTTNKSVHASNLGGSSWYVMNVDGKETAADFMAKTFGSNVEMYQKLLTDIGVIGTFKAAAGGEAYSQANDFFSGQKIVSDFAAWTEQIPSVNYGINTYAIEDILVVEMQNYLNGKDIDSVLNDAQAQAESQIK; from the coding sequence ATGAAAAAAGGCTTTGCGTTATTACTGATTTGCCTGCTTATGCTTACTGCCTGCAGTTCCAATTCGAACTCCGGTACCAAGAACACCGGGAGCTCCGGGAATACCGGGAAGGCGGAGAATACGGCGACTGCTGAGCCTGCCCAGGCCAAAGAGATTACAATCTGGGCATGGGACCCGGCATTCAACATTGCTGCACTTGAAGTAGCCAAAACAGAATATGCCAAGACCAACCCTGATGTAAAAGTAAATATTGTGGAGTACGCACAGGCTGATATTATCCAGAAGCTGAATACCGGGCTCAATTCCGGGACGACCAAGGGACTGCCAAACATCGTGCTGATTGAGGATTACCGCTCACAGAGCTTCCTTCAATCCTACAAGGATTCCTTCTATGATCTCAGCAGCGTAATTAAGGGCTCTGACTTCGCCGATTACAAAGCCGGGCCGACCAGCCTGGACGGAAAGCAGTACGGGATTCCTTTTGACTCCGGTGTAACCGGGCTGTACGTCAGAACGGATCTTTTGGAGCAGGCAGGCTACAAGCTGGCCGATCTGCAGGATATTGACTGGCAGAAATATATTGAAATCGGCAAAGCCGTGAAAGAAAAGACTGGCAAGGCACTGATTACGCTGGACCCGAACGACCTTGGCCTGATCCGTGTGATGATTCAATCCGCCGGTGAGTGGTATCTGAAGGAAGACGGCAAAACACCAAATATTGCGGGCAATGCACCGCTTAAGGAAGCTTTTGAAATCTATAAAGGCATTATGGAATCCAATGTGGCTAATGTCCATGCGGACTGGAGCCAGTTCGTTGCCGCACTGAATAACGGGGATGTCGCTTCGGTTCCGACCGGGAACTGGATCACACCTTCCATTACTGCAGAAGCTTCACAATCGGGTAAATGGGCGGTTGCCCCGCTGCCTAAGCTGACAACGAATAAATCCGTTCATGCTTCGAACCTTGGCGGCAGCTCGTGGTATGTAATGAATGTGGACGGCAAGGAAACTGCGGCGGATTTCATGGCGAAGACCTTTGGCTCCAATGTGGAAATGTACCAGAAACTGCTTACGGACATCGGTGTAATCGGTACCTTCAAAGCGGCGGCTGGCGGTGAAGCTTACAGTCAGGCCAATGATTTCTTCAGCGGACAAAAGATCGTATCCGACTTCGCAGCCTGGACTGAACAGATTCCTAGTGTAAACTATGGCATCAACACGTATGCGATCGAAGATATCCTCGTGGTGGAAATGCAGAACTATCTGAACGGCAAGGACATTGACAGTGTGCTGAACGATGCTCAGGCCCAAGCCGAATCACAGATTAAATAG
- a CDS encoding transposase, translated as MGEKRQRYNEEYKKQTVKFIQEQTKSLGDIAQELDIPKSTLHQWMGQYRELKNEPVASMDRVRELEAELQEMRRQLQEKDTQLADTEEELAIVKKAVHIFSKPRN; from the coding sequence ATGGGAGAAAAACGACAACGGTACAACGAAGAATATAAGAAGCAAACGGTGAAGTTCATTCAAGAACAGACGAAGAGCTTAGGGGACATCGCGCAAGAGCTGGACATTCCGAAAAGTACGCTGCACCAGTGGATGGGGCAATACCGGGAGCTAAAGAATGAACCGGTCGCAAGTATGGATCGGGTACGGGAACTCGAAGCCGAGCTCCAAGAGATGCGCCGTCAGCTTCAGGAGAAAGACACTCAACTTGCTGACACGGAGGAAGAACTAGCGATCGTAAAAAAAGCAGTGCACATCTTCAGCAAACCAAGGAACTAA
- a CDS encoding DUF1835 domain-containing protein: MKELTAIKKAVSTLQDAEVKSYLRLALAEIMRLQEQSKLLKEPLAEGIAGPVAGLMELYNELMAIPAQRAFWDPAPDSTHVHIVTGDSFAGSMKQALRGLGWTEGHKIITLRENYATGPLGGLDTPGGREARSRWFRRNISEYLRFPGDYEEEYSELLDHFEQIAGHSKVVIWTSSNACEQTALRLAVHLLGSRPNPVVVSDACMICEELFNRPDASIKYISSGEIPADKLQEALLRSKDCSSLSAADRSRFAREWQSISERSGALRIWQDGAVLEVPADYYDAYLLEKLDGLNPPPGQDGFLKSARLVGEALGYCGQYVGDAYFEHRVRELVYSGILEIKGVPSAMRFYSIRRKQAQ; this comes from the coding sequence TTGAAAGAGCTAACGGCAATCAAAAAAGCGGTGAGCACCCTGCAGGACGCAGAGGTGAAATCCTATCTGCGGCTGGCTCTGGCTGAGATTATGCGGCTGCAGGAGCAGAGTAAGCTGCTGAAAGAGCCGCTTGCAGAAGGTATTGCGGGACCTGTTGCCGGACTGATGGAGCTCTATAATGAGCTGATGGCGATCCCGGCGCAAAGGGCCTTCTGGGACCCGGCGCCGGACAGCACACATGTTCATATTGTGACGGGGGACTCCTTTGCCGGCAGCATGAAGCAGGCGCTGAGAGGATTAGGCTGGACTGAAGGTCATAAGATTATCACCTTGCGGGAGAATTACGCCACAGGTCCGCTGGGAGGGCTGGACACCCCGGGGGGCAGAGAGGCCAGGAGCCGCTGGTTCCGGCGGAATATTTCGGAGTATCTCAGATTTCCCGGGGATTATGAGGAAGAGTATAGCGAGCTTCTGGATCATTTCGAGCAGATTGCAGGGCACTCCAAGGTCGTAATCTGGACCAGCAGTAATGCTTGTGAGCAGACGGCGCTGCGCCTCGCCGTTCATCTGCTGGGCAGCAGGCCTAACCCGGTTGTGGTGAGCGATGCCTGCATGATATGTGAAGAGCTGTTTAACCGGCCGGATGCATCGATTAAGTACATATCCTCCGGTGAGATTCCGGCAGACAAGCTTCAGGAGGCGCTTCTGCGGAGCAAGGACTGCAGCAGTTTGTCTGCTGCTGACCGCTCGCGGTTTGCCCGGGAATGGCAGAGCATTTCGGAGCGGTCCGGGGCACTGCGCATCTGGCAGGACGGTGCTGTGCTTGAGGTGCCTGCTGATTATTATGATGCCTATCTGCTGGAGAAGCTGGACGGTCTGAATCCACCGCCCGGGCAGGACGGATTCCTGAAATCCGCGAGGCTGGTCGGTGAGGCGCTCGGGTATTGCGGGCAGTACGTGGGCGATGCGTATTTCGAGCACAGGGTGAGAGAACTGGTCTACAGCGGCATTCTGGAGATAAAGGGCGTTCCCTCAGCGATGAGATTCTATAGTATCCGGCGCAAGCAGGCGCAGTGA
- a CDS encoding ABC transporter substrate-binding protein, giving the protein MKLHSQFLKLHSHYSGPAEIPVTLDELAQTLGCTHRNALHVINKMAALGWITWTPSRGRGRRSRLVFLAASENIALESMMQAISSKDISSALEGIRGHARTSSLQDTLQGWLLTYFGHHAEMHRDKRIDTLRLPVTQQMHTFDPLYMNLLAESFVSSHVFDGLIGRSGERGKFIPGLAHAWETDESRSIWTFHLRKEVLFHHGRVLTAEDVVYSFERMMSTSQRTLYSYIFKEIREVTALSATTVRILLKKPNELFLPFLCTSRAAIVPRDLQSIGEQAFGRRPAGTGPFKVVEMNEDTCVLEVFPYYFQGRAHLDRVEIIYVPWGLAPGPAETGSGGFHVIPNPQAAETASLSRIHSESSVRKFVTCNTKKKGPLSDPLLRADILSCLQEAPARPFTHTAQVPAAVLQIATIPQYAGDAEFIAGRLTQHGYSCKVVSVSPEEFKGPIRLKSDLIVFSLLRDQDEQLRLYDLYLTLSQHIEPRTRADIEGRLQMIAREPDPAVRSEGFKVIEDTLTRGYQLHILYEKPAETAYLPSVRGVTFNSQGWVDLRYLWFPPEL; this is encoded by the coding sequence ATGAAGCTGCACAGCCAATTCCTTAAGCTGCATTCGCATTACAGCGGCCCGGCAGAGATACCTGTCACCCTGGACGAGCTGGCCCAGACTCTGGGCTGCACCCACCGGAATGCCCTGCATGTGATTAATAAAATGGCCGCTTTGGGCTGGATTACCTGGACACCGAGCCGGGGAAGGGGCCGGCGCTCCCGGCTCGTCTTCCTCGCAGCCTCCGAGAATATTGCCCTGGAATCGATGATGCAGGCCATCAGCAGCAAGGATATCAGCAGTGCCCTGGAGGGCATCCGCGGACATGCCCGCACATCCTCCCTGCAGGATACGCTTCAAGGCTGGCTGCTGACTTATTTCGGCCATCATGCCGAGATGCACCGTGACAAGCGGATCGATACGCTGCGCCTGCCGGTCACCCAGCAGATGCATACCTTCGATCCGCTGTACATGAACCTGCTGGCTGAGTCCTTCGTCTCCAGCCATGTCTTCGACGGGCTGATCGGGCGCAGCGGAGAACGCGGGAAGTTCATTCCCGGTCTGGCCCATGCCTGGGAGACCGATGAGAGCCGCAGCATCTGGACCTTCCATCTGCGCAAGGAGGTGCTGTTCCATCACGGCCGGGTATTGACCGCAGAGGATGTCGTCTATTCCTTTGAACGGATGATGTCTACATCACAGCGTACACTGTACAGCTATATCTTCAAGGAAATCCGGGAAGTCACCGCACTGAGCGCCACTACTGTCCGCATTCTGCTTAAGAAGCCGAATGAACTGTTCCTGCCTTTCCTCTGCACCAGCCGGGCCGCAATTGTTCCCCGGGACCTGCAGTCCATCGGCGAGCAGGCTTTCGGACGCAGGCCGGCGGGAACCGGGCCGTTCAAGGTTGTAGAGATGAATGAGGACACCTGTGTGCTGGAGGTATTCCCTTATTATTTCCAGGGAAGGGCGCATCTCGACCGCGTAGAAATCATCTATGTCCCGTGGGGACTGGCTCCCGGCCCTGCCGAGACCGGTTCCGGCGGCTTCCATGTCATCCCGAACCCGCAGGCTGCGGAGACCGCTTCCTTAAGCAGAATTCATTCGGAATCATCCGTCCGCAAATTTGTAACCTGCAACACCAAAAAAAAGGGACCGCTTAGCGATCCCCTGCTCCGTGCCGATATTCTGTCCTGTCTGCAGGAAGCTCCCGCGAGGCCGTTCACTCATACAGCACAGGTGCCTGCGGCGGTGCTGCAGATTGCTACCATTCCGCAATATGCCGGAGATGCCGAATTCATAGCCGGCAGGCTTACGCAGCACGGGTATTCCTGCAAAGTAGTCTCCGTATCCCCGGAGGAATTCAAAGGCCCGATCCGCCTGAAATCGGATCTGATCGTCTTCTCACTGCTCCGCGATCAGGACGAGCAGCTGCGGCTGTACGATCTGTACCTGACCCTCTCACAGCATATCGAGCCGCGTACCCGCGCCGATATTGAAGGCCGGCTGCAGATGATCGCCCGCGAGCCGGATCCGGCGGTCCGCTCAGAAGGCTTCAAGGTAATCGAGGATACGCTGACGCGCGGTTATCAGCTGCATATCCTGTACGAAAAGCCTGCCGAGACGGCTTATCTGCCCTCCGTCCGCGGAGTGACCTTCAACAGCCAGGGCTGGGTAGATCTGCGGTACCTCTGGTTTCCGCCGGAGCTATAG
- a CDS encoding carbohydrate ABC transporter permease yields MAKSKRFFMYLFLSVAAIVSVFPFLWMVVSSTNQSVDVTRGRLLPGSHLLDNLRKLLDTTDLQLSLMNSAKISITTTLLALLIASLAGYGFEVFRSRSKDLVFNILLLSMMIPFAALMIPLYRMFGQISNVFPWMGIDTMTSVILPTVTTAFLIFFFRQSTKMFPKELLEAGRIDGLSELGIFLRIYLPTMKTTYAAGAIITFMSSWNNYLWPLIVLQTPQTKTMPLLISTLGSGYAPDYGMIMIAIVIGTIPTALVFFLMQKQFVAGMIGSVK; encoded by the coding sequence ATGGCTAAAAGCAAACGTTTCTTCATGTATTTGTTCCTCAGTGTCGCCGCCATTGTCTCGGTTTTTCCGTTCCTGTGGATGGTAGTCAGCTCCACCAACCAGTCCGTTGACGTGACCCGCGGGCGGCTGCTGCCCGGCAGCCATCTGCTGGACAATCTCCGCAAGCTGCTGGATACGACCGATCTGCAGTTATCCCTAATGAACTCTGCCAAAATCTCAATCACCACCACCCTGCTGGCGCTGCTGATTGCCTCTCTGGCCGGGTACGGCTTCGAGGTCTTCCGCAGCCGCTCGAAGGATCTGGTGTTCAACATCCTGCTGCTGTCGATGATGATCCCGTTCGCGGCGCTGATGATTCCGCTGTACCGGATGTTCGGGCAGATCTCCAACGTGTTCCCGTGGATGGGGATCGATACGATGACTTCGGTGATCCTGCCTACCGTCACTACGGCGTTCCTGATCTTCTTCTTCCGCCAGAGCACGAAAATGTTCCCGAAGGAGCTGCTGGAAGCGGGGCGGATTGACGGGCTCAGCGAGCTGGGGATCTTCCTGCGCATCTATCTGCCGACGATGAAGACCACATACGCTGCCGGAGCAATCATCACCTTCATGTCGAGCTGGAACAATTACCTCTGGCCGCTGATTGTGCTCCAGACTCCGCAGACGAAGACGATGCCGCTGCTGATCTCCACGCTCGGATCGGGCTATGCCCCGGACTACGGGATGATTATGATTGCGATTGTGATTGGTACGATTCCTACGGCGCTGGTGTTCTTCCTGATGCAGAAGCAGTTTGTGGCTGGAATGATTGGGTCGGTGAAGTGA
- a CDS encoding IS3 family transposase gives MKDHRSEFRLEKMCNTLQVSRSGYYKWLNAKASLQALRKAAVMERIRYHFDDHKKRYGSPKITRLLHQEGYTVTKRTVSVYMREMKLRSIVSKPYRVQTTDSKHSNPVAPNTLNQEFKVLKPNTVWVTDITYIPCRGGRLYLASVMDLCTREIVGWRLYNHMETSLVLDALQAAYTAKRPGEGLLHHSDRGSQYTSKEYVDQLKTYHMKSSMSRKGNCYDNACIESWHSILKKELIYCNPRFKNPEQAYDAIFQYIEFYYNRKRMHSSLGYLSPARFAKQFTKKSVA, from the coding sequence ATGAAGGACCATCGCTCCGAGTTTCGCTTGGAGAAGATGTGCAATACCCTACAGGTATCCAGGAGCGGATATTACAAGTGGCTCAATGCCAAAGCCAGTTTGCAGGCACTCCGCAAGGCAGCCGTTATGGAGCGAATCCGGTACCATTTTGACGATCATAAAAAACGGTATGGAAGTCCGAAGATCACCCGCCTGCTGCATCAGGAAGGCTATACGGTCACGAAACGCACAGTGAGTGTGTACATGCGAGAAATGAAGCTCCGCTCTATTGTATCTAAGCCATACCGTGTGCAGACGACCGATTCCAAGCATAGCAATCCCGTTGCACCAAACACACTGAACCAAGAGTTTAAGGTGCTTAAGCCCAATACCGTATGGGTCACGGACATCACGTATATCCCTTGTCGTGGAGGTCGCTTATACCTAGCTAGCGTCATGGATCTATGCACGCGAGAAATCGTAGGGTGGCGGCTGTATAACCATATGGAGACGAGCCTGGTCTTAGACGCACTGCAGGCGGCTTACACGGCGAAGCGGCCCGGCGAGGGCCTACTGCATCACTCTGACCGAGGGTCTCAATATACCTCAAAAGAATATGTCGACCAACTAAAGACATACCACATGAAATCCAGCATGAGCCGTAAAGGAAACTGCTACGATAACGCCTGCATTGAGTCTTGGCACAGTATTTTAAAGAAAGAGCTCATCTACTGTAATCCGCGCTTCAAAAACCCGGAACAGGCATATGATGCTATTTTCCAATACATTGAGTTCTATTACAATCGCAAGCGAATGCACAGCTCGCTGGGGTATCTTTCCCCCGCCCGCTTTGCTAAGCAATTCACTAAAAAATCCGTTGCGTGA